Proteins from one Devosia chinhatensis genomic window:
- the argC gene encoding N-acetyl-gamma-glutamyl-phosphate reductase: MVAKIFIDGEAGTTGLQIRDRLAGRRDLEVISIDHDKRKDLDERKRLLNAADVAILCLPDEAARESVRLIENDSTRVIDASTAHRVDENWTYGFAEMDAAQTDEIAQARYVSNPGCWPQGLIAGLRPLVEARIVPGDYPLSYHGISGYSGGGRQMMEDYEAAGAGASQFMPYGLTFQHKHLPEMQLYAHLNRPPLFEPVVGNFAQGMNTSLPLHLDMVADIPTGQQLHAVLADFYASIPNSFVRVAPYDPALGKTASLDPQAHNGTNTLTLHVFANDQTNQAVIAAVYDNLGKGASGAAVQNLNIMLGVDPRESLGG, from the coding sequence ATGGTCGCAAAGATTTTTATCGATGGCGAAGCCGGTACCACGGGTCTGCAGATCCGCGACCGTCTGGCCGGTCGGCGCGACCTCGAAGTCATCTCCATCGACCATGACAAGCGCAAGGATCTCGATGAGCGCAAGCGCCTGCTCAATGCCGCCGATGTCGCCATCCTCTGCCTGCCGGACGAGGCGGCCAGGGAGAGCGTGCGGCTGATCGAGAACGACAGCACGCGCGTCATCGATGCCTCGACCGCTCACCGGGTCGACGAGAACTGGACCTATGGTTTTGCCGAAATGGATGCCGCCCAGACCGACGAAATCGCTCAGGCGCGCTATGTCTCCAATCCTGGCTGCTGGCCGCAGGGCCTGATTGCCGGTCTTCGCCCGCTGGTCGAGGCGCGCATCGTGCCCGGCGATTATCCGCTCTCCTATCATGGCATTTCCGGCTATTCCGGCGGTGGTCGGCAGATGATGGAAGACTACGAAGCGGCCGGCGCCGGCGCGAGCCAGTTCATGCCCTATGGGCTGACCTTCCAGCACAAGCACCTGCCCGAAATGCAGCTTTACGCCCATCTCAATCGCCCGCCGCTCTTCGAACCGGTGGTCGGCAATTTCGCCCAGGGCATGAATACGTCCCTGCCGCTCCATCTCGACATGGTCGCCGATATCCCCACCGGCCAGCAGCTTCATGCCGTGCTCGCCGATTTCTATGCCTCAATCCCCAACAGCTTCGTGCGCGTTGCTCCCTATGATCCGGCGCTGGGCAAGACCGCGTCCCTCGATCCCCAGGCGCATAACGGCACCAACACGTTGACTCTGCATGTCTTTGCCAATGACCAGACCAATCAAGCGGTGATCGCGGCGGTCTACGACAATCTGGGCAAGGGCGCCTCGGGCGCGGCCGTCCAGAACCTCAACATCATGCTCGGCGTCGATCCGCGCGAGAGCCTTGGGGGCTGA
- the deoD gene encoding purine-nucleoside phosphorylase, translating into MTTPHNHAKPGDYAEAVLLPGDPLRAKWIAETFFEAPRLVNSVRNCLGYTGTWKGKPVSVQASGMGQPSLGIYVHELINAFGAKTLIRVGTCGGLNAKVKVRDVILAQGATTDSAIVKDRFGPYNYAPIADFGLLRSAADKADAKGLKFHAGNMLSSDIFYHREPGLEGYNTLPQHGVIGVEMEAAALYTLAARFGVKALTICTMTDCLITHEEISAEDRQTSLVDMVELALDVAVEA; encoded by the coding sequence ATGACCACCCCGCACAACCACGCCAAGCCAGGTGATTACGCCGAAGCCGTTCTGTTGCCGGGCGACCCGCTGCGGGCCAAGTGGATTGCGGAGACCTTTTTCGAGGCGCCCAGACTGGTCAATTCGGTGCGCAATTGCCTCGGCTATACCGGCACCTGGAAAGGCAAGCCGGTTTCGGTCCAGGCCTCGGGCATGGGTCAGCCATCGCTGGGCATTTATGTGCATGAACTGATCAATGCCTTCGGTGCCAAGACACTGATCCGCGTCGGCACCTGCGGCGGCCTCAATGCCAAGGTAAAGGTGCGCGACGTGATCCTGGCGCAGGGCGCAACGACGGATTCGGCCATCGTCAAGGACCGGTTCGGACCCTATAATTATGCGCCCATCGCCGATTTCGGCCTGTTGCGCTCCGCTGCCGACAAGGCCGATGCCAAGGGCCTCAAATTCCACGCCGGCAACATGCTCTCATCGGACATCTTCTATCACCGCGAGCCGGGTCTCGAGGGCTATAATACCCTGCCCCAGCATGGCGTGATCGGCGTCGAAATGGAGGCGGCGGCCCTCTATACGCTGGCGGCGCGGTTCGGGGTCAAGGCACTGACGATCTGCACCATGACCGATTGCCTGATCACCCATGAGGAAATCAGCGCCGAAGACCGGCAGACCTCGCTGGTGGATATGGTGGAACTGGCGCTCGACGTGGCCGTGGAGGCGTAA
- a CDS encoding OpgC family protein, with translation MSLHDTAPRSASHASWRGVRAALVPDLSRPTEGLAGRDPRLDMFRGLALVMIFINHVPGTIYETLTNRNFGFSDSAEAFVFMSGMAAGLAYSGAFRGGSLWSAIMRIWARARQLYLVHITITMLCLAIFAAAALWFDMPVVLLKNNVEPVIRYPLQSLIGIPLLTHQLGYLNILPLYTVLLLATPLFILVGLRRPWLALALSVALWVLAGQFRLNLPNFPNAGGWFFNPFSWQVLFVIGLLSGMAMKRGTTFIPYKGWLYGLAAGFVVLVLLWVKIPELGAAGRAVLAAMANAGAPFYITWFDKTFVALPRLLHALALFYVLGHMPLMLSLAGSRWAAPLRAMGRQGLAVFASGTVISILLQVVKTPRQPDPLFDGLILAAGLLVLLGLAMVLNFTAAQRTRSATARSAQA, from the coding sequence ATGTCGTTGCATGACACCGCGCCGCGTTCGGCGTCTCATGCCAGCTGGCGCGGCGTGCGCGCCGCACTGGTTCCGGACCTGAGCAGGCCCACCGAAGGTCTCGCCGGACGCGATCCGCGGCTCGACATGTTTCGGGGCCTAGCCCTGGTGATGATCTTCATCAACCATGTGCCGGGCACGATCTACGAAACGCTCACCAACCGCAATTTCGGCTTTTCGGACTCGGCCGAAGCCTTCGTCTTCATGTCGGGCATGGCCGCCGGACTGGCCTATTCCGGCGCCTTCCGCGGCGGCAGCCTCTGGAGCGCGATCATGCGCATCTGGGCCCGGGCGCGGCAGCTTTATCTGGTGCACATCACCATCACCATGCTGTGCCTGGCCATCTTCGCCGCCGCGGCGCTGTGGTTCGACATGCCCGTGGTGCTGCTCAAGAACAATGTCGAGCCGGTCATTCGCTATCCGCTGCAATCGCTGATCGGCATTCCGCTGCTCACCCATCAGCTGGGCTATCTCAACATACTGCCGCTCTATACGGTGCTGTTGCTGGCAACCCCACTATTCATCCTGGTGGGCCTGCGCCGGCCCTGGCTTGCCCTGGCTCTCTCAGTAGCGCTTTGGGTGCTGGCCGGGCAATTCCGCCTCAACCTGCCCAATTTTCCCAATGCCGGCGGCTGGTTTTTCAATCCCTTTTCCTGGCAGGTCCTGTTCGTGATCGGCCTGCTCTCGGGCATGGCGATGAAGCGCGGCACCACCTTCATTCCCTACAAGGGCTGGCTTTACGGGCTCGCGGCCGGCTTCGTCGTCCTCGTGCTGCTCTGGGTAAAAATCCCCGAACTGGGTGCGGCGGGGCGCGCGGTGCTTGCGGCCATGGCCAATGCCGGCGCGCCCTTCTACATCACTTGGTTCGATAAGACGTTCGTGGCCTTGCCCCGCCTGCTTCATGCCCTCGCGCTGTTCTATGTGCTGGGACACATGCCGCTGATGCTGAGCCTGGCGGGCTCGCGCTGGGCAGCGCCGCTGCGCGCCATGGGCCGGCAGGGCCTTGCCGTCTTCGCCTCGGGCACGGTGATCAGCATATTGCTCCAGGTGGTCAAGACCCCGCGCCAGCCTGACCCGCTGTTCGACGGACTGATCCTGGCCGCTGGTCTCTTGGTGCTTCTGGGCCTGGCCATGGTGCTCAACTTCACCGCCGCCCAGCGCACCAGATCCGCGACCGCCCGATCTGCCCAGGCCTGA
- a CDS encoding SecDF P1 head subdomain-containing protein, translating into MRTILTSIALFFFLGSSAHAQRLELTVQDASPVYDPQTRTTILEIDLDEVSQIAFADFTSQNVGARIAIYIDDEIILEPKINEPIYGGKIQLAYKSDGAQEVASSLVAGKRIIWVSEIE; encoded by the coding sequence GTGCGCACCATTCTCACCTCGATTGCACTGTTCTTTTTCTTGGGTTCATCTGCCCATGCTCAACGTCTCGAACTGACGGTCCAGGACGCATCCCCGGTTTACGACCCTCAGACGCGGACCACGATCCTCGAGATCGACCTCGATGAGGTCAGCCAAATTGCGTTTGCCGACTTCACCAGTCAGAATGTTGGCGCAAGGATAGCGATTTATATCGACGACGAAATCATTCTCGAGCCGAAAATCAACGAGCCGATATATGGCGGGAAAATTCAGCTGGCCTATAAATCGGATGGGGCACAGGAGGTCGCAAGTTCTCTTGTGGCAGGGAAAAGAATTATTTGGGTTTCTGAAATAGAGTAG
- a CDS encoding FadR/GntR family transcriptional regulator has product MDRSGGRARHSGDLIATLSGRSPARNLHSDVLWELGYAIVSSQYPQGSILPPDSELLERFGVSRTVLREALKTLAAKGLIEARARIGTRVLPRERWNLFDADVLAWHFELGPDITFLRSLAEVRIGIEIEAAALAAERASPDQVEQLLDWVEHMAQAETPADFARFDLQFHRVLAEASGNPFMASISALVEMALTAAFTISSPVNDPAALAVTVGVHRRIAEAISSRNPVAARAAMRDAISQGFDRAAGRMEAAPR; this is encoded by the coding sequence ATGGACAGGTCCGGTGGACGCGCACGCCATTCGGGCGACCTGATTGCCACGCTCTCGGGCCGCAGTCCGGCGCGCAACCTGCATTCGGACGTCCTGTGGGAGCTGGGCTATGCCATCGTTTCCTCGCAGTATCCGCAAGGCTCGATCCTGCCACCCGACAGCGAATTGCTCGAACGGTTCGGCGTGTCGCGCACGGTGCTGCGCGAAGCGCTCAAGACGCTGGCTGCCAAGGGCCTGATCGAAGCCCGGGCGCGCATCGGCACCAGGGTGCTGCCGCGCGAACGCTGGAACCTCTTTGACGCGGACGTTCTGGCCTGGCATTTCGAGCTTGGGCCGGACATCACCTTCCTGCGCAGCCTCGCCGAAGTGCGCATCGGTATCGAGATCGAGGCGGCCGCCCTCGCTGCCGAACGCGCCAGCCCCGACCAGGTGGAGCAATTGCTCGACTGGGTCGAGCATATGGCCCAGGCCGAGACCCCGGCCGATTTTGCGCGCTTCGACCTGCAGTTCCACCGGGTGCTGGCCGAGGCCTCCGGCAATCCGTTCATGGCCTCGATCAGCGCGCTGGTGGAAATGGCGCTGACCGCCGCCTTCACCATCTCCTCCCCGGTCAACGATCCTGCCGCCCTGGCGGTGACGGTGGGCGTGCACCGGCGCATCGCGGAGGCAATAAGCAGCCGCAATCCCGTGGCCGCCCGTGCCGCCATGCGCGACGCGATTTCGCAGGGTTTTGACCGCGCCGCCGGCCGGATGGAAGCAGCGCCGCGCTGA
- a CDS encoding glucan biosynthesis protein has product MTRPQYSLPNRRTVLAGLGFTLFLATTTSLSRPILAQQADGFAFDFDSFSERLKLLAAEPHAPLTVEIPQAFQNLDYDAYRLIQYRGEASKWADNPGAYRLQAFHLGWLYTEPVKVFEIEAGTARSLDFAAADFDYHNNTVGEAAAAVPFPGIAGLRVNYPLNRADALDELVSFLGASYFRALGRDNIYGASARGLLLNSWIDIPEEFPRFSEFYVEKPTAADAPLVVYAALESPSVTGAYRFVITPAGEAQQESVMDVTARLFFRTDIKEIGIAPLTSMFLYAEANRGGFDDYRPQVHDSNGLLVERESGEVLWRALNNSAWLGNSYLAETNPKAFGLYQRGRDFETYQDAGAHYERRPSVRIEPLEPWGQGMVRLIEIPARLEADDNIVAFWIPAEPAKAGEDREYRYRVIWGDLDPDASAPMAHVAETRAGVGGVSGVENEASLRKFVVDFKGGELETLPAGTPIDVLATVGGGVMRNSVLSRVDANGAWRLVMDVETEDGATLELKAYLVGLGRKLTETWLYQWRPAA; this is encoded by the coding sequence GTGACGCGTCCGCAATACAGCCTGCCCAATCGCCGTACGGTCCTGGCAGGCCTTGGATTCACCCTCTTTCTGGCGACCACGACATCCCTGAGCCGGCCAATCCTGGCCCAGCAGGCCGATGGCTTTGCCTTCGATTTCGACAGCTTCAGCGAGCGTCTCAAGCTGCTGGCGGCCGAGCCGCACGCGCCCCTAACGGTCGAGATTCCACAAGCGTTCCAGAACCTCGATTACGACGCCTACCGGCTGATCCAGTATCGCGGGGAGGCCAGCAAGTGGGCCGATAATCCCGGCGCCTATCGGTTGCAGGCCTTCCACCTGGGCTGGCTCTATACCGAGCCGGTCAAGGTATTCGAAATCGAGGCGGGCACAGCCCGGAGCCTCGATTTCGCCGCCGCCGATTTTGACTACCACAACAATACCGTCGGCGAAGCGGCTGCAGCCGTGCCGTTCCCCGGCATTGCCGGCCTGCGGGTGAACTATCCGCTCAACAGGGCCGATGCGCTCGACGAACTGGTGTCCTTCCTGGGCGCCAGCTATTTCCGCGCCCTGGGCCGTGACAACATCTACGGCGCCAGCGCCCGCGGCCTCTTGCTCAATTCCTGGATCGACATTCCCGAGGAATTTCCACGCTTTTCCGAATTCTACGTCGAAAAGCCGACCGCGGCAGACGCCCCGCTCGTGGTCTATGCCGCGCTCGAAAGCCCCAGCGTCACGGGCGCCTATCGCTTCGTGATCACCCCGGCCGGCGAGGCGCAGCAGGAAAGCGTCATGGACGTTACCGCCCGGCTGTTTTTCCGCACCGACATCAAGGAAATCGGGATTGCCCCGCTGACCTCGATGTTCCTCTATGCCGAGGCCAATCGCGGCGGCTTCGACGATTATCGCCCGCAGGTGCATGACAGCAACGGCCTTCTGGTCGAGCGAGAAAGTGGGGAAGTGCTCTGGCGCGCGCTCAATAACAGTGCCTGGCTGGGCAATTCCTATCTGGCCGAAACCAATCCCAAGGCCTTTGGCCTTTATCAGCGCGGCCGCGATTTCGAGACCTACCAGGATGCCGGCGCCCATTATGAGCGCCGCCCCTCGGTGCGCATCGAGCCGCTCGAGCCCTGGGGTCAGGGCATGGTGCGGTTGATCGAAATTCCTGCAAGGCTGGAAGCCGACGACAATATCGTGGCGTTCTGGATACCCGCCGAACCGGCGAAGGCCGGCGAAGACCGTGAATATCGCTATCGGGTGATCTGGGGCGATCTGGACCCCGACGCCAGTGCGCCCATGGCCCATGTGGCCGAAACCCGGGCCGGGGTCGGCGGTGTCTCGGGCGTCGAGAATGAAGCCAGCCTGCGCAAGTTCGTGGTGGACTTCAAGGGCGGCGAGCTCGAAACCCTTCCGGCCGGAACCCCGATCGACGTTCTGGCGACCGTTGGCGGCGGCGTGATGCGCAACAGCGTGCTGTCGCGCGTCGATGCCAATGGCGCCTGGCGACTGGTCATGGACGTCGAAACCGAGGATGGCGCCACCCTCGAGCTCAAGGCCTATCTGGTCGGCCTGGGCCGCAAGCTTACTGAAACCTGGCTCTATCAATGGAGGCCCGCCGCATGA
- a CDS encoding NAD-dependent epimerase/dehydratase family protein, whose amino-acid sequence MSDRVLLTGISGYLAGHIAVHLLKAGYAVRGSLRSLDKADAVRATLARAGADTTPLDFVALDLTSDAGWAQAMEGVRYLQHTASPFFLQMPKDRADMVGPAVAGTERALGAALAGGVERVVVTSSMAAIAYGHAKVESPAFTAQDWTDLHGRPVNAYIESKTRAERRAWDIMGAAGRQDDLACINPGAIFGPLLDADPGTSALLVKRLLDGSVPAAPRIPITGIDVRDVAEAHVAAMTHPEAGGHRFPMGAEVTYFGDVARLLRDHYPNHKVPRFGLPNWAVRLYALFDSDVRGNVDELDYAKRLDSSPTKALLGRDFIPLERSILDTAESLVAQGLV is encoded by the coding sequence ATGTCGGATCGGGTTCTGCTCACGGGGATTTCGGGCTATCTGGCTGGTCACATTGCGGTGCACTTGCTCAAGGCGGGTTACGCCGTACGCGGCAGCCTGCGCAGTCTGGACAAGGCCGACGCGGTCCGCGCGACGCTGGCGCGCGCCGGCGCCGATACCACGCCGCTCGATTTCGTTGCCCTCGATCTCACCAGCGATGCCGGCTGGGCGCAGGCCATGGAGGGCGTGCGCTACCTCCAGCACACCGCTTCCCCGTTCTTTCTCCAGATGCCCAAGGATCGCGCCGACATGGTGGGACCGGCCGTGGCGGGCACGGAGCGAGCGCTTGGGGCCGCGCTTGCCGGCGGCGTCGAACGGGTAGTCGTCACCTCCTCCATGGCTGCTATCGCCTATGGCCATGCCAAGGTGGAAAGCCCGGCCTTCACCGCCCAGGACTGGACTGACCTCCATGGCCGCCCGGTCAATGCCTATATCGAATCCAAGACCCGCGCCGAGCGCCGTGCTTGGGACATCATGGGCGCGGCCGGTCGCCAAGACGATCTCGCCTGCATCAACCCTGGCGCCATTTTCGGCCCGCTACTCGATGCCGATCCGGGCACGTCCGCCCTGCTGGTCAAGCGCCTCCTCGATGGCTCGGTGCCCGCTGCCCCGCGCATTCCCATCACTGGCATCGATGTGCGCGACGTGGCTGAGGCCCATGTGGCGGCGATGACCCATCCGGAGGCCGGAGGACACCGTTTTCCCATGGGCGCGGAAGTCACTTATTTCGGGGATGTGGCGCGGCTGCTGCGCGACCATTATCCGAACCACAAAGTGCCCCGCTTCGGGCTGCCCAACTGGGCGGTCCGTCTCTATGCCCTCTTCGACAGCGATGTGCGCGGCAATGTCGACGAGCTCGATTATGCCAAGCGCCTCGATTCCAGCCCGACCAAGGCGTTGCTCGGCCGCGATTTCATCCCGCTCGAGCGCTCGATCCTCGACACGGCCGAGAGTCTTGTCGCCCAAGGCCTGGTCTAG
- a CDS encoding DUF1304 domain-containing protein translates to MASVALILVGLVAALHIYIMLLEVLWWDSPRGHKAFGLTPDFAQQTKVLAINQGVYNGFLAAGLIWGLLQPDPAFAWQIQMFFLACVAVAGIVGAVTSSRKILFIQTVPAVIAIIAVWLV, encoded by the coding sequence ATGGCAAGTGTCGCGCTGATATTGGTGGGGCTCGTGGCCGCCCTGCACATCTATATCATGCTGCTCGAAGTGCTGTGGTGGGATAGCCCGCGCGGGCACAAGGCCTTCGGGCTGACGCCGGACTTTGCGCAACAGACCAAGGTGCTGGCGATCAACCAGGGCGTCTATAACGGGTTTCTGGCGGCAGGCCTGATCTGGGGGCTGCTGCAGCCCGACCCGGCTTTCGCCTGGCAGATCCAGATGTTCTTCCTTGCCTGCGTGGCCGTGGCGGGCATCGTGGGCGCGGTGACCTCGAGCCGGAAGATCCTGTTCATCCAGACCGTGCCGGCGGTGATCGCGATCATCGCCGTATGGCTGGTTTAG
- a CDS encoding M20/M25/M40 family metallo-hydrolase, giving the protein MSSPDTIDNVLSQVDTGLDASLERLFALLRIKSISTDPAYAADCRKAADWIATELQGLGFDAAARPTPGHPVVVAHGPHQAGPHVLFYAHYDVQPVDPLHLWHTDPFEPQIVEKDGRKIIVARGASDDKGQMLTFIEACRAWKAATGALPIRVSLMLEGEEESGGKNLPPFMKENADELKADIALVCDTDMWDRQTPSITTMLRGLVADEIEIIAADKDLHSGMFGNAARNPNQLLAEIIASLRAPDGSVTLPGFYDDVAEISPELKAQWAGLGFDEKAFLGAVDLSQPAGEQSRSVLEQLWARPTCEINGMIGGYTGDGFKTVIPARASAKISFRLVSGQDPAKIRAAFRAHVEAMLPPDVSVKFTPHGGSPAITVPADGDFLRQALSGLTDEWGKQAVITGSGGSIPVVGEFKSILGLDTLLIGFAHVDDQIHSPNEKYDLESFHRGIRSWVRVLGALAQ; this is encoded by the coding sequence ATGAGCAGCCCCGACACCATCGACAATGTTCTGTCCCAGGTCGATACCGGGCTCGATGCCAGCCTCGAGCGACTGTTCGCGCTGTTGCGCATCAAGTCGATCTCCACCGATCCTGCCTATGCCGCCGATTGCCGGAAGGCTGCCGACTGGATCGCCACCGAGCTCCAGGGCCTCGGCTTCGACGCCGCCGCGCGCCCCACGCCGGGCCATCCGGTGGTCGTGGCCCATGGCCCGCACCAGGCCGGCCCGCATGTCCTGTTCTATGCCCATTACGACGTGCAGCCCGTCGATCCGCTCCATCTCTGGCACACCGATCCGTTCGAGCCGCAGATCGTGGAAAAGGACGGTCGCAAGATCATCGTCGCCCGTGGCGCGTCCGACGACAAAGGCCAGATGCTGACGTTCATCGAGGCCTGCCGCGCCTGGAAGGCCGCCACCGGCGCCTTGCCCATTCGCGTCTCGCTGATGCTCGAAGGCGAGGAGGAATCGGGTGGCAAGAACCTGCCGCCCTTCATGAAGGAGAATGCCGACGAGCTGAAGGCCGACATCGCCCTGGTCTGCGACACCGACATGTGGGACCGCCAGACGCCCTCCATCACCACCATGCTCCGGGGTCTCGTCGCCGACGAGATCGAGATCATCGCCGCCGACAAGGACCTTCATTCGGGCATGTTCGGCAATGCGGCGCGCAATCCCAACCAGCTGCTCGCCGAGATCATCGCCAGTCTCCGCGCGCCCGATGGCTCGGTGACGCTGCCGGGCTTCTACGACGACGTGGCCGAGATTTCGCCTGAGCTCAAAGCCCAATGGGCCGGTCTCGGCTTTGACGAAAAGGCCTTTTTGGGCGCCGTCGATCTCTCCCAGCCCGCTGGCGAACAGTCCCGCTCGGTGCTCGAACAGCTCTGGGCGCGTCCGACCTGCGAGATCAATGGCATGATCGGGGGCTATACCGGGGATGGGTTCAAGACCGTCATTCCGGCTCGCGCCAGCGCCAAGATTTCCTTCCGCCTGGTGTCGGGTCAGGACCCGGCCAAGATCCGCGCCGCCTTCCGGGCCCATGTCGAAGCCATGTTGCCGCCCGACGTCAGCGTGAAGTTCACCCCCCATGGCGGTTCGCCCGCCATCACCGTCCCGGCCGATGGCGACTTCCTGCGCCAGGCCCTCTCGGGTCTCACCGACGAATGGGGCAAGCAGGCGGTCATCACCGGCTCGGGCGGCTCGATCCCCGTGGTCGGCGAGTTCAAGTCGATCCTGGGCCTCGACACGCTCCTCATCGGGTTTGCCCATGTGGACGACCAGATCCACTCGCCCAACGAGAAATACGACCTCGAAAGCTTCCACCGCGGCATCCGCAGCTGGGTCCGGGTCTTGGGTGCGCTGGCGCAATAG
- the mdoH gene encoding glucans biosynthesis glucosyltransferase MdoH → MVRPALLRCLALVTALGLSLAGTWLFLVFTGETGLNLLDLLRCALVAITGFWLVWGSLAAVLGVLAPDPRPAHADRPLTARTAILVPIYNEDPVATFSRVAAMNRSLVDLGQAEHFHFAVLSDTQAVDIAAEEVVQFQRLLQEPQSEGRMFYRRRERNLGRKAGNIEDFVCRSGGAYEFALILDADSLMEGQTIVAMARRLEADPELGLLQTVPHIIHARTLFGRSIQFAAAYLSPTFARGAALMQGGEGPYWGHNAMVRMRAFAASCGLPELSGTPPFGGHILSHDYVEAALLSRAGWKVEVDPGLKGSYEEAPDNLIEYAKRDRRWCQGNLQHGRLLAAPGLKAWSRFTFIQGIMAYLASPLWLLLLAASLAGALLPNLPSTLPGLGPAPIPVWVLGLGVAAILIVPKLMILVRGLFDGQNRRFGGTPLALLSVLGEIVLSTLLAPTMLLLQSRSVAQVLLRLDGGWPPTQRGQTLVPLRDAWRASWWIMAIAGLALGFTLAAAPSAALWLAPATVPALAAPLLIWWTSRPSRRALPLLFRTQMERAPSPVIVEQEAILNAWSCPNSSREGRPAPAMSRASSHVVA, encoded by the coding sequence ATGGTCCGGCCGGCCCTCCTTCGCTGCCTTGCCCTCGTCACCGCCCTCGGCCTCAGCCTGGCGGGGACCTGGCTGTTTCTTGTCTTTACCGGCGAAACCGGGCTCAATCTTCTCGACCTCCTGCGTTGCGCCCTCGTGGCCATCACCGGCTTCTGGCTGGTCTGGGGCAGCCTCGCGGCCGTGCTCGGGGTTCTGGCGCCCGATCCTCGTCCCGCGCACGCTGACCGCCCCCTCACCGCGCGCACCGCGATCCTCGTGCCGATCTACAATGAGGACCCCGTGGCCACTTTTTCGCGCGTCGCGGCCATGAACCGGAGCCTCGTCGATCTCGGCCAGGCCGAGCATTTCCACTTCGCCGTGCTGTCCGATACCCAGGCCGTGGACATCGCTGCCGAGGAAGTCGTGCAGTTCCAGCGCCTCTTGCAGGAGCCGCAGAGCGAGGGGCGCATGTTCTATCGTCGGCGCGAACGCAATCTGGGCCGCAAGGCCGGCAATATCGAGGATTTCGTCTGCCGTTCGGGCGGCGCCTATGAATTCGCGCTGATCCTGGATGCCGACAGCCTGATGGAAGGGCAGACCATCGTGGCCATGGCCCGTCGGCTGGAGGCCGATCCAGAACTGGGGCTGCTCCAGACCGTGCCGCACATCATCCATGCGCGCACCCTGTTCGGCCGCTCGATCCAGTTCGCCGCCGCCTATCTGTCCCCCACCTTTGCACGGGGCGCCGCATTGATGCAGGGGGGCGAAGGTCCCTATTGGGGGCACAATGCCATGGTGCGCATGCGCGCCTTCGCGGCCAGCTGCGGCCTGCCCGAGCTCTCCGGGACACCGCCCTTTGGCGGGCATATCCTCAGCCACGACTATGTCGAGGCGGCGCTGCTGTCGCGGGCGGGCTGGAAGGTCGAGGTCGATCCCGGCCTCAAGGGCTCCTATGAGGAAGCACCGGACAACCTGATCGAATATGCCAAGCGCGACCGCCGCTGGTGCCAGGGCAATCTCCAGCACGGACGGCTGCTCGCTGCGCCCGGCCTCAAGGCCTGGAGCCGCTTCACCTTCATCCAGGGCATCATGGCCTATCTGGCCTCGCCGCTCTGGCTGCTGCTGCTTGCAGCCAGCCTTGCCGGAGCCCTGCTGCCCAATTTGCCCTCGACCCTGCCCGGTTTGGGGCCCGCGCCGATCCCTGTCTGGGTATTGGGCCTGGGCGTCGCCGCCATCCTGATCGTGCCCAAGCTGATGATCCTCGTTCGCGGGCTTTTCGACGGGCAAAATCGCCGCTTCGGCGGTACGCCCCTGGCTTTGCTCTCAGTGCTGGGGGAAATCGTGCTGTCGACATTGCTGGCGCCCACCATGCTCTTGCTGCAGAGCCGCTCGGTCGCCCAGGTGCTCCTGCGGCTCGATGGTGGCTGGCCGCCGACCCAGCGCGGACAAACCCTGGTGCCGCTGCGCGATGCCTGGCGCGCCAGCTGGTGGATCATGGCCATAGCCGGGCTGGCGCTGGGCTTCACGCTCGCCGCGGCACCAAGCGCCGCCCTCTGGCTGGCGCCCGCGACCGTGCCGGCCCTGGCCGCGCCGCTCCTGATCTGGTGGACGTCCCGGCCGAGCCGGCGCGCCCTGCCGCTGCTCTTCCGCACACAAATGGAACGCGCGCCCTCTCCCGTGATCGTCGAGCAGGAAGCGATCCTCAACGCCTGGTCATGCCCCAATTCTTCCCGTGAAGGCCGGCCCGCTCCGGCCATGTCGAGGGCCTCCAGCCATGTCGTTGCATGA